A DNA window from Candidatus Peregrinibacteria bacterium contains the following coding sequences:
- a CDS encoding V-type ATP synthase subunit D, giving the protein MTILAGYSPTKMALLELKSKHSRAKKGHKLLNDKQEGLMAAFMEIIREAQKLREEAEKNLGSVFTYLLLASGSTAHPEFIEAALLKPTMSAALKVEVKNIMSVKIAEMTAEFAEDKGGYGFLHTTGELDTGLEKLKEFIPTLVKLAAIEKKAERMADELQKTRRRVNALEHVMIPNLQDTMKFIQQALDEKGRMEKIVSMIVKAKTAA; this is encoded by the coding sequence ATGACAATACTGGCAGGATACAGCCCAACCAAAATGGCGCTTCTCGAGCTCAAAAGCAAACACAGCCGAGCAAAGAAAGGTCACAAACTTCTAAACGACAAACAGGAAGGTTTGATGGCTGCATTTATGGAAATCATCCGCGAAGCACAAAAACTAAGAGAAGAAGCTGAAAAAAATCTCGGATCAGTATTCACATACTTACTTCTTGCTTCCGGTTCAACTGCGCATCCGGAATTTATAGAAGCAGCCTTACTCAAACCTACTATGTCAGCTGCACTAAAAGTCGAAGTAAAAAACATAATGAGTGTGAAAATCGCTGAAATGACGGCTGAATTTGCAGAAGACAAAGGTGGATATGGATTCCTTCATACAACCGGAGAACTCGACACAGGACTTGAAAAATTAAAAGAATTTATACCAACTTTAGTAAAACTGGCAGCTATAGAAAAAAAGGCTGAACGCATGGCAGATGAACTTCAAAAAACACGCCGTAGAGTAAACGCGCTTGAGCACGTAATGATCCCAAACCTACAAGATACTATGAAATTCATCCAACAAGCCCTCGATGAAAAAGGCCGAATGGAAAAAATAGTATCTATGATCGTAAAAGCAAAGACTGCCGCATAA
- the uvrB gene encoding excinuclease ABC subunit UvrB, translated as MKVKPFKLVSKFEPAGDQPFAIESLVKNLEGGVKDQILLGATGTGKTYVAAKVIEKLQKPTLILAHNKTLAAQLCSEFQDFFPDNAVSYFVSYYDYYQPEAYMPATDTYIAKDASINDEINKYRHTATMNLLTRSDVIVIASVSCIYGLGSVEDYEALAMKLNVGQIIPRDKMLRHLTDIQFTRSQTDFKPGMFHVLGDTVEIYQPSSDGTVFRIEFFGDEIERITEADCFTGEFVNEYEEVTIFPAKHSVTSPEKVNNSIHLIEKDLEIRCNELIGNGKELMAQRLRTRTEYDMDMLRETGYVSGIENYIRYFDHNGEVSRRPSTLLDYFPEDFLMFIDESHITVPQVGGMFGGNFSRKQTLVEHGFRLPSAFDNRPLNFGEFEEYMKNTVYVSATPNKYEFAHTKKEHIIEQIVRPTGLIDPEVKVKSSTGQIADVMEEIKVATARGERTLITTLTKKSSEKLTEFLLEAGIKVQYLHSDIDNMERIEILRDLRLGKFDVLVGINLLREGLDLPEVSFIAVLDADKRGFLRSISALIQIIGRAARNVNGHVNLYTSEIDGELVITEAMRSALDETERRRVIQTAYNLKHGITPETIIKAVKDITMGGSASGKSRTSSRDKKKIPKEEISKYIEHLENEMDIAALNMMFEKAADLRDEIDALRAEHKL; from the coding sequence ATGAAGGTTAAACCATTTAAATTAGTAAGTAAATTTGAACCGGCGGGTGACCAGCCGTTTGCGATTGAGTCGTTGGTTAAGAATCTTGAAGGTGGGGTGAAGGATCAGATTTTGCTTGGTGCCACCGGTACCGGTAAGACATATGTCGCTGCAAAAGTTATAGAAAAATTGCAGAAGCCGACTTTGATTTTGGCACATAATAAAACTCTTGCAGCCCAGCTTTGTTCTGAGTTTCAGGACTTTTTCCCTGATAATGCGGTGAGCTATTTTGTGTCGTATTACGATTATTATCAGCCGGAAGCATATATGCCGGCGACAGATACTTATATTGCAAAAGATGCATCAATCAATGATGAGATAAATAAATATCGACATACGGCGACTATGAATCTTTTGACTCGTAGTGATGTTATCGTTATTGCCTCGGTCTCTTGTATTTATGGCCTCGGTTCAGTTGAAGATTATGAAGCTCTTGCGATGAAGTTAAATGTTGGGCAGATAATCCCACGAGATAAGATGCTTCGCCATCTTACAGATATTCAATTCACAAGATCGCAAACTGATTTTAAACCGGGGATGTTCCATGTGCTTGGAGATACTGTTGAAATTTATCAACCCAGTAGTGATGGTACCGTTTTTAGAATTGAATTTTTTGGTGATGAAATTGAAAGAATAACAGAAGCAGATTGTTTTACCGGTGAATTTGTAAATGAATATGAAGAAGTAACCATTTTTCCCGCAAAGCATTCTGTAACAAGCCCTGAAAAAGTTAATAATTCTATTCATTTGATAGAAAAGGATCTTGAAATCAGATGTAATGAACTTATAGGAAATGGTAAGGAGCTCATGGCTCAGAGGCTTAGAACTCGTACAGAATATGACATGGATATGTTGCGTGAAACAGGTTATGTATCCGGTATAGAAAATTATATTCGTTACTTTGATCACAACGGGGAGGTGAGTAGGCGGCCCAGTACGCTTCTTGATTATTTCCCTGAAGATTTCCTTATGTTTATAGATGAATCACATATAACAGTCCCACAGGTTGGCGGTATGTTTGGTGGGAATTTTTCACGGAAACAAACTTTGGTTGAGCATGGATTTAGATTACCCTCTGCATTTGATAATAGGCCACTTAATTTTGGAGAATTTGAAGAATATATGAAGAATACTGTTTATGTTTCAGCTACTCCAAATAAGTACGAATTCGCACATACCAAGAAAGAACATATTATTGAACAAATTGTTCGACCGACAGGGCTTATAGATCCGGAGGTTAAAGTTAAGTCTTCAACCGGGCAGATTGCAGATGTTATGGAGGAGATAAAGGTGGCAACTGCAAGAGGGGAGCGCACACTTATAACAACTCTTACAAAAAAATCTTCAGAAAAATTAACAGAGTTTTTATTGGAAGCCGGAATCAAGGTTCAGTATCTTCATTCTGATATTGATAATATGGAGCGCATTGAGATTTTGCGAGATCTTCGACTTGGTAAGTTCGATGTACTTGTCGGTATAAACCTTCTTCGTGAAGGGCTTGATCTTCCGGAAGTTTCATTTATTGCAGTGCTTGATGCAGATAAAAGAGGGTTCTTACGTTCCATCTCAGCTCTTATTCAAATCATTGGACGAGCTGCGCGTAATGTAAATGGACATGTAAACCTTTATACTTCAGAAATAGATGGAGAACTTGTAATCACCGAAGCTATGAGGTCAGCTCTTGATGAAACTGAGCGTCGCCGCGTGATTCAGACAGCTTATAACTTAAAACATGGCATTACCCCGGAAACTATTATAAAGGCCGTTAAAGATATAACTATGGGCGGCTCCGCCTCCGGTAAATCTCGCACTTCATCTCGAGACAAGAAGAAAATACCAAAAGAAGAAATTAGTAAATACATCGAACATCTTGAAAATGAAATGGATATTGCCGCTCTAAATATGATGTTCGAAAAAGCTGCAGACTTGCGTGATGAAATAGATGCTTTAAGGGCTGAACATAAGTTGTAA